The genome window AATATGAAATTTGATTCCAAAGATAACTGGGCAAATTATCCAAAAGGTGTTTTTCATCATTTAGAGCAAAAAGGTGCAAAATTTGATTCAGGACTGGAAATTCTATTTTTCGGAAATATTCCAAACGGAGCCGGACTTTCTTCTTCTGCTTCAATAGAGCTGGTTTCATGCATAATTGCCAAAAATACATACGGCATTGACCTTGATATGATTGAACTGGTAAAGCTTTCACAAAAGGTAGAAAATGAATTTATCGGTGTAAATTCAGGGATAATGGATCAGTTTATCATAGGTATGGGAAAAAAAGATACCGCTCTTCTGCTGGACTGCAATACGTTAAAATACAGATATGTACCGCTGATACTGGATGGTTACAGCATTATCATATCTAATACAAATAAAAAGAGAACACTTGCCGATTCCAAGTATAACGAGAGAAGAAGCCAGTGTGAAGCTGCGCTGGCAGATATCCAGAAAGTACTAAGCATAAAAAGTCTCGGCGAACTTACAGAGAAAGAATTTGAAAAATACAAACATCTTATTACTGATGAAACTAATATGAAAAGAGCCAGGCATGCTGTTTATGAAAATCTCAGAACGCTTGAAGCCGTAGAATGCCTCACTGCAAATGATCTTGAAAAATTCGGGAAATTAATGATTGCCTCACATAATTCACTGCGTGATGACTATGATGTGGCAGGTGTGGAACTGGATACGCTTGTGCAGGTAGCACTAAAACAGAAAGGTGTTATCGGTTCGAGAATGACAGGTGCAGGATTCGGCGGATGTACTGTAAGCATTGTAAAAGATGAAAATATTGATGATTTTATCAAAAATGTAGGAAAAGAATATCAGGAAAAAATCGGTCTGACAGCAGATTTTTATATTGCACATTCAGGTGACGGCGCACACGAAATACTCTAAATCATATATCATACTTTGAAAATACAAAATTCGGCTCTGCCGGATATCAGAACAGGAGAGATTATGGAATTAAGAATTTTTGAACTGAAAAGTCCGAAATTAAGAATAGAAATATTAAATTTCGGAGGAATAATCAGAAAAATCGAAACTCCGGATAAAAACGGGATTTTTGAAAATGTAGTTCTGGGATATGAAAATGTAGAAGAATACTATAAAAACCCCGACTATCTCGGTTCTTTAATCGGACGTACATCTGGAAGAATACAGAACGGGGAGTTTGTACTTAATAATGAAAAATACACTCTGGCTAAAAATGACGGCAGCAATAATCTCCATGGGGGAAACAAAGGTTTTAACAAAGTTTTCTGGGAAGTTCTCAGCTATACCGAAAACAGTATCCTTCTTTCTTATACAAGCCGGGACGGAGAAGAAGGATATCTCGGTACTGTGGAAGCCGAAGTGGAATACCGCATTGAGAACGAAGATGAACTCGTGGTGGAATATAAAGCAGTTTCTGATAAAGACACACTGCTTGATCTTACACAGCATTCATATTTCAACCTCAGCGGAAATTACAAAAGAACTTCACTTGAACATGATTTGAAAATTCCTGCATCATCTTTTGTAGAAATCGATGAAAGCGGAATGATTACAGATGTAGTAAATTCTGTAAAAGGCACTGCTTTTGATTTTAATATAATGAAAAATATCGGTCAAAATATAGATCCTCAGGACAAACAGATTCAAAATGCCTCAGGAGCCTATGACCACGCTTTTATATTAGATAACTCCCAAAATATAGAATTATATGATAAAATAAGTGGTAGAAAAATGACTGTAAACACTGATGCACCAGCTGTAATATTTTACAACTCCACTAAAATGGGAGAAAGTATGGAACTTACCGATGGTATCAGCTCACGGAGATTTCTCGGAGCCTGCCTTGAAACACAGCATGTTCCCAACGCAGTAAATTTCAGCGGCTTTGAAGTACCTGTGTTGAAAAAAGGCGACACATATAAGAGTAAAACTGTTTTCAAATTCAGTATTCAGGTCGGCTAAAATCTTTTCGCCTGAAGTATGGCAGCTTACCTGGTGATTTTCAGTATAGATTTTTTGTCTGCAAAAAGTACAGATATTTACAGTACAAAACTTTTCGGGAGGATTTTTAAAAATGAATATTTTAGTAATAGGAGGAGCCGGATATATCGGTTCACATACAGTAAATCTTTTGAAAAAGGACGGTTATAATCCTGTAATTTATGATAACCTGTCAAAAGGACATAAAGAGGTCGGTGAAATACTCGGCGTAAAATTAATCAGCGGAGACTTAGGGGATAAAGAAAAACTGAAACAGGTTTTTGCCGAAGAAAAAATAGAGATTGTAATGCACTTTGCCGCATTTATTGAGGTGGGAGAATCTGTTGTGTCCCCTGCAAAATATTACAATAATAATGTTTCAAAGGTTCTCGAACTTTTGGATGCCATGATCGAGTGCAATGTAAAATACTTTGTTTTCAGCTCTACTGCTGCTACTTTCGGTGAACCTCAAAGTCTGAAAATCAGCGAAACTCACCCTCAAAATCCTATAAATCCATATGGGAAAAGCAAGCTTATGGTAGAGGAAATTCTAAAAGACTATGATCATGCTTACGGATTAAAAAGTACCGTTCTCAGATATTTTAATGCGAGCGGTTCCGATGAAAACGGGTTAATCGGGGAAAGCCATG of Sebaldella sp. S0638 contains these proteins:
- the galE gene encoding UDP-glucose 4-epimerase GalE, which produces MNILVIGGAGYIGSHTVNLLKKDGYNPVIYDNLSKGHKEVGEILGVKLISGDLGDKEKLKQVFAEEKIEIVMHFAAFIEVGESVVSPAKYYNNNVSKVLELLDAMIECNVKYFVFSSTAATFGEPQSLKISETHPQNPINPYGKSKLMVEEILKDYDHAYGLKSTVLRYFNASGSDENGLIGESHDPESHLIPLILQAASGRRNSIKIFGADYNTKDGTCVRDFVHVYDLAKAHILGMEKMKNENTSLNYNLGSGEGFTVKEIIEKAKAITSVDFTVETEGPRAGDPAVLVADSEKAAKELGWKPEYNLDSIISSAWKWELNRKY
- a CDS encoding aldose epimerase family protein, with protein sequence MELRIFELKSPKLRIEILNFGGIIRKIETPDKNGIFENVVLGYENVEEYYKNPDYLGSLIGRTSGRIQNGEFVLNNEKYTLAKNDGSNNLHGGNKGFNKVFWEVLSYTENSILLSYTSRDGEEGYLGTVEAEVEYRIENEDELVVEYKAVSDKDTLLDLTQHSYFNLSGNYKRTSLEHDLKIPASSFVEIDESGMITDVVNSVKGTAFDFNIMKNIGQNIDPQDKQIQNASGAYDHAFILDNSQNIELYDKISGRKMTVNTDAPAVIFYNSTKMGESMELTDGISSRRFLGACLETQHVPNAVNFSGFEVPVLKKGDTYKSKTVFKFSIQVG
- a CDS encoding galactokinase — its product is MNLDELQAKFKDIFNNKNEKIFFAPGRVNLIGEHTDYNGGHVFPCAITQGTYALTRSIPERKLRLFSLNFEDTGIIEIDLDNMKFDSKDNWANYPKGVFHHLEQKGAKFDSGLEILFFGNIPNGAGLSSSASIELVSCIIAKNTYGIDLDMIELVKLSQKVENEFIGVNSGIMDQFIIGMGKKDTALLLDCNTLKYRYVPLILDGYSIIISNTNKKRTLADSKYNERRSQCEAALADIQKVLSIKSLGELTEKEFEKYKHLITDETNMKRARHAVYENLRTLEAVECLTANDLEKFGKLMIASHNSLRDDYDVAGVELDTLVQVALKQKGVIGSRMTGAGFGGCTVSIVKDENIDDFIKNVGKEYQEKIGLTADFYIAHSGDGAHEIL